The Anguilla anguilla isolate fAngAng1 chromosome 4, fAngAng1.pri, whole genome shotgun sequence genome has a window encoding:
- the LOC118224668 gene encoding uncharacterized protein LOC118224668, protein MDADLRKTGRKGGGGGRCGFWMGEQRDQAAGEQFCCKLGLQFCCELFQILPRTLFGSLNRRLMAAMRTDRALPWFWFWFGLWFWFWFGLSFCGDERTRPGPGQSCFGSTGGRCDTNLSCVPDYTPDPGDEAGAGVCVRVTPPAGCVPCSEVECSLENWECPGYYVIDPCGCCPHCARQRGQMCGGPHWGRGYCDKGLTCALILGNAPATPPETGVCKALPGTQRYPWVDKQCPWVWGCNVRMGTCDCYGEQTCRRIFAYNLLQDCRKVMEEDRLAEMEMIEKMERGEKEEEWTCMTMGCKVQEDRCVCQMGSCGSQLSRGECEKELKRLRCASVTCPVVPVPSCPPDSFLTKPYVPPHQCCPQLPALCTCDFEKCPAKPPNCPPGHHAHIVTRGKGRPGNCCHRYLCRPGEESATQNRDEEEE, encoded by the exons ATGGATGCAGACTTGCGAAAGACTGgaagaaaagggggaggaggaggaaggtgtGGCTTTTGGATGGGAGAACAGAGGGACCAAGCAGCGGGAGAGCAGTTCTGCTGCAAGTTGGGGTTGCAGTTCTGCTGCGAGTTGTTCCAGATCCTTCCGCGAACACTCTTTGGAAGTTTGAACCGGCGACTGATGGCAGCCATGCGGACGGACCGGGCCCTGccctggttctggttctggttcgggctctggttctggttctggttcggACTCAGTTTCTGCGGCGACGAGCGGACGAGGCCTGGGCCCGGGCAGAGTTGTTTCGGGAGCACGGGGGGACGGTGCGACACGAACCTCTCTTGCGTGCCTGACTACACCCCAGATCCAGGGGATGAAGCCGGGGCTGGAGTCTGCGTCC GGGTAACCCCGCCTGCAGGCTGCGTCCCCTGTTCAGAGGTGGAGTGTTCGTTGGAGAACTGGGAGTGTCCGGGGTATTACGTGATCGACCCGTGCGGCTGCTGCCCGCACTGCGCGCGACAGCGGGGCCAGATGTGTGGGGGCCCccactgggggaggggctactgCGACAAGGGCCTCACCTGCGCCCTCATCCTGGGAAACGCCCCCGCCACGCCCCCAGAAACCGGGGTCTGCAAAG CTCTCCCAGGGACCCAGAGATACCCCTGGGTGGACAAGCAGTGCCCCTGGGTGTGGGGGTGCAACGTGAGGATGGGGACCTGCGACTGCTACGGCGAGCAGACCTGCCGCAGGATCTTCGCATACAACCTCCTGCAGGACTGCCGGAAAGTCATGGAGG AGGACAGGCTTGCCGAGATGGAAATGATCGAAAAGatggaaagaggagaaaaagaagaagagtggACGTGCATGACGATGGGCTGCAAGGTCCAGGAGGACCGGTGCGTGTGCCAGATGGGAAGCTGTGGATCGCAACTCTCCAGGGGTGAATGTGAAAAGGAGCTGA AGCGGCTCAGGTGCGCCAGTGTCACCTGCCCCGTTGTTCCAGTCCCTTCCTGTCCCCCAGACTCCTTCCTGACAAAGCCTTACGTTCCTCCGCATCAATGCTGCCCCCAGTTGCCTGCACTGTGTACCTGCGACTTCGAGAAATGCCCCGCCAAGCCGCCAAACTGCCCTCCAGGCCATCATGCCCACATTGTCACCAGGGGCAAGGGTCGCCCGGGCAACTGTTGCCATCGTTACCTGTGCAGACCGGGAGAGGAGTCCGCTACACAGAAcagggatgaggaagaggaatgA
- the LOC118224672 gene encoding cysteine-rich motor neuron 1 protein-like yields the protein MDADLRKTGRKGGGGGGCGFWMGEQRDRAAGEQFYCKLELFQILPRTLFGSFNRRPMAAMRTDRALPWFWFWLWFWFWFGLSICGDDPEQTTPGPGQSCGGATGGRCDTNLSCVPDYTPDPGDEAGAGVCVRVTPPAGCVPCSEVECSLENWECPGDYVIDPCGCCPHCARQRGQMCGGPHWGRGYCDRGLTCALILGNAPATPPETGVCKALPGTQRYPWVDKQCPWVWGCNVRMSSCDCYGEQTCHRVFRYNLLQDCRKVMEEDRLYEVEIIEKMERGEEEGWTCMTMGCKVQEDRCVCQMGSCGSQLSKGECEKERKRLRCASVTCPVVPVPSCPPDSFLTKPYIPLHQCCPQLPAVCTCDFKKCPAKPPDCPPGHRAHIVTRGNGHPGNCCHRYLCRPGEESATQNRDEEEE from the exons ATGGATGCAGACCTGCGAAAGACTGgaagaaaagggggaggaggaggagggtgtggCTTTTGGATGGGAGAACAGAGGGACCGAGCAGCGGGAGAGCAGTTCTACTGCAAGTTGGAGTTGTTCCAGATCCTTCCGCGAACACTCTTTGGAAGTTTTAACCGGCGGCCGATGGCAGCCATGCGGACGGACCGGGCCCTGccctggttctggttctggctctggttctggttctggttcggGCTCAGTATCTGCGGCGACGACCCGGAGCAGACGACGCCTGGGCCCGGGCAGAGTTGTGGCGGGGCCACGGGGGGACGGTGCGACACGAACCTCTCTTGCGTGCCTGACTACACCCCAGATCCAGGGGATGAAGCCGGGGCTGGAGTCTGCGTCC GGGTAACCCCGCCTGCAGGCTGCGTCCCCTGTTCAGAGGTGGAGTGTTCGCTGGAGAACTGGGAGTGTCCGGGGGATTACGTGATCGACCCGTGCGGCTGCTGCCCGCACTGCGCGCGACAGCGGGGCCAGATGTGTGGGGGCCCccactgggggaggggctactgCGACAGGGGCCTCACCTGCGCCCTCATCCTGGGAAACGCCCCCGCCACGCCCCCAGAAACCGGGGTCTGCAAAG CTCTCCCAGGGACCCAGAGATACCCCTGGGTGGACAAGCAGTGCCCCTGGGTGTGGGGGTGCAACGTGAGGATGTCGTCCTGCGACTGCTACGGCGAGCAGACCTGCCACAGGGTCTTCAGATACAACCTCCTGCAGGACTGCCGGAAAGTCATGGAGG AGGACAGGCTGTACGAGGTGGAAATTATCGAAAAGAtggaaagaggagaagaagaagggtGGACGTGCATGACGATGGGCTGCAAGGTCCAGGAGGACCGGTGCGTGTGCCAGATGGGAAGCTGTGGATCGCAACTCTCCAAGGGTGAATGTGAAAAGGAGCGGA AGCGGCTCAGGTGTGCCAGTGTCACCTGCCCCGTTGTTCCAGTCCCTTCCTGTCCCCCAGACTCCTTCCTGACAAAGCCTTACATTCCTCTGCATCAGTGCTGCCCCCAGTTGCCTGCAGTGTGTACCTGCGACTTCAAGAAATGCCCTGCCAAGCCGCCAGACTGCCCTCCAGGCCATCGTGCCCACATTGTCACCAGGGGCAACGGACACCCGGGCAACTGTTGCCATCGTTACCTGTGCAGACCGGGAGAGGAGTCCGCTACACAGAAcagggatgaggaagaggaatgA
- the sec22bb gene encoding vesicle-trafficking protein SEC22b-B isoform X1 — translation MVLLTMIARLADGLPLAASMQEDEQGSEKLGRDLQQYQSQAKQLFRKLNEQSPTRCTLEAGSMAFHYVIEKGVCYLVLCEAGFPKKLAFAYLEDLQAEFHEQHGKKVPTVSRPYSFIEFDTYIQKTKKSYIDSRARRNLGSINTELQDVQRIMVANIEEVLQRGEALSALDSKASNLSSLSKKYRSDAKYLNTRSTYAKLAAGGVFFIMLIVYVRFWWL, via the exons ATGGTTCTGCTGACAATGATTGCTCGGTTGGCGGACGGGCTGCCGCTCGCCGCGTCAATGCAAGAAGACGAACAG GGAAGTGAAAAG CTGGGTCGGGACCTGCAGCAGTACCAGAGCCAGGCCAAACAGCTATTCCGGAAACTGAACGAGCAAAGTCCCACTCGTTGCACATTGGAGGCCGGATCAATGGCCTTCCA CTATGTGATAGAGAAAGGTGTGTGCTACCTGGTTCTGTGTGAGGCGGGCTTCCCCAAGAAGCTGGCCTTCGCCTACCTGGAGGACCTGCAGGCCGAATTCCACGAGCAGCACGGGAAGAAGGTCCCCACGGTGTCCCGACCGTACTCCTTCATCGAGTTCG aCACGTACATCCAGAAGACCAAGAAGTCGTACATCGACAGCAGGGCGCGCAGGAACCTGGGCAGCATCAACACGGAGCTGCAGGACGTGCAGCGGATCATGGTGGCCAACATCGAGGAGGTCCTGCAGCGAGGGGAGGCCCTTTCAG CTCTGGACTCCAAGGCCAGCAACCTGTCCAGCCTGTCCAAGAAGTACCGCAGCGATGCCAAGTACCTGAACACTCGCTCCACTTACGCCAAGCTGGCAGCAGGGGGCGTCTTCTTCATCATGCTCATCGTGTACGTGCGCTTCTGGTGGCtctga
- the sec22bb gene encoding vesicle-trafficking protein SEC22b-B isoform X2 yields MVLLTMIARLADGLPLAASMQEDEQLGRDLQQYQSQAKQLFRKLNEQSPTRCTLEAGSMAFHYVIEKGVCYLVLCEAGFPKKLAFAYLEDLQAEFHEQHGKKVPTVSRPYSFIEFDTYIQKTKKSYIDSRARRNLGSINTELQDVQRIMVANIEEVLQRGEALSALDSKASNLSSLSKKYRSDAKYLNTRSTYAKLAAGGVFFIMLIVYVRFWWL; encoded by the exons ATGGTTCTGCTGACAATGATTGCTCGGTTGGCGGACGGGCTGCCGCTCGCCGCGTCAATGCAAGAAGACGAACAG CTGGGTCGGGACCTGCAGCAGTACCAGAGCCAGGCCAAACAGCTATTCCGGAAACTGAACGAGCAAAGTCCCACTCGTTGCACATTGGAGGCCGGATCAATGGCCTTCCA CTATGTGATAGAGAAAGGTGTGTGCTACCTGGTTCTGTGTGAGGCGGGCTTCCCCAAGAAGCTGGCCTTCGCCTACCTGGAGGACCTGCAGGCCGAATTCCACGAGCAGCACGGGAAGAAGGTCCCCACGGTGTCCCGACCGTACTCCTTCATCGAGTTCG aCACGTACATCCAGAAGACCAAGAAGTCGTACATCGACAGCAGGGCGCGCAGGAACCTGGGCAGCATCAACACGGAGCTGCAGGACGTGCAGCGGATCATGGTGGCCAACATCGAGGAGGTCCTGCAGCGAGGGGAGGCCCTTTCAG CTCTGGACTCCAAGGCCAGCAACCTGTCCAGCCTGTCCAAGAAGTACCGCAGCGATGCCAAGTACCTGAACACTCGCTCCACTTACGCCAAGCTGGCAGCAGGGGGCGTCTTCTTCATCATGCTCATCGTGTACGTGCGCTTCTGGTGGCtctga
- the notch2 gene encoding neurogenic locus notch homolog protein 2 codes for MKDGAGGFPLSRRRYEILPLPRKTFPLWATVQSRFPLSEETPLFLAAREGSFEAAQVLLDHYSNRDITDHLDRLPRDTAQERMHHDIVRLLDQYNLVHSPHAGPNHLSGGGPAGGHASLLCPGAGGGFIGMRPGPQGKKSRRGGGKVGGVAGGTAKELKAKRRKKPAGGEGPGQVGGAGGVNGGNGAAAAAAAAKAGAGAGLSESSVTLSPVDSLESPHSYAGDAASTASAATSPPLLGSPGARPLLPPVSHMLGQQQQQQQQQQQQTGWVGLPKHGYGGHMFGVLPHQLGSAHPGLSQHRGAGLLAMGHEQLPSILTFQMMAPGGGQALLKQPQLGGQGQGAGQNQGHAHAHSQQGSSHLHCAQGMMYQLPDVGLPHALSHTLPHPHGHPHPHSHAHGHALSHAHAMADAQPRQLPPYQPLQSPVDKYPTPPSQHSYPTAGSEGTTPGHPAQPPSEHPYLTPSPESPDPWSSSSPHSNSDWSDVTTSPTPLGNARSLAPPRHTHLLEQGQQPQQPQQPQRNSMQVYA; via the exons atgaaggaCGGAGCCGGCGGCTTCCCTCTGTCCCGTCGCCGTTACGAaatccttcctcttcctcgtaAGACTTTTCCCCTCTGGGCCACCGTTCAGTCCCGCTTCCCGCTGTCC GAGGAGACGCCCCTCTTTTTGGCGGCTCGCGAGGGCAGCTTCGAGGCGGCCCAGGTCCTGCTGGACCACTACTCGAACCGGGACATAACGGACCACCTGGACCGGTTGCCCCGGGACACGGCCCAGGAGCGCATGCACCACGACATCGTGCGCCTCCTGGACCAGTACAACCTGGTGCACAGCCCGCACGCCGGGCCCAACCACCTGAGCGGGGGCGGGCCCGCGGGGGGCCACGCCTCCCTGCTGTGCCCCGGCGCCGGCGGCGGCTTCATCGGCATGCGGCCCGGCCCCCAGGGCAAGAAGAGCCGGCGCGGCGGGGGCAAGGTGGGCGGCGTGGCGGGCGGCACCGCCAAGGAGCTGAAGGCCAAGCGCCGGAAGAAGCCGGCGGGAGGGGAGGGTCCGGGGCAGGTGGGCGGAGCCGGCGGCGTGAACGGCGGGAACGGtgccgctgctgccgctgccgccgccaaggccggcgcgggggcggggctgtcggAGAGCTCGGTCACCCTGTCGCCCGTGGACTCGCTGGAGTCCCCGCACTCGTACGCCGGCGACGCGGCCAGCACGGCTAGCGCCGCCACCTCGCCCCCGCTGCTGGGCAGCCCCGGCGCCCGCCCGCTGCTGCCCCCCGTCAGCCACATGCTggggcaacagcagcagcagcagcagcagcagcagcagcagacggGCTGGGTGGGGCTGCCCAAGCACGGCTACGGCGGGCACATGTTCGGCGTCCTGCCGCACCAGCTGGGCTCCGCCCACCCCGGCCTCTCGCAGCACCGCGGGGCCGGGCTGCTGGCCATGGGCCACGAGCAGCTGCCCTCCATCCTCACCTTCCAGATGATGGCGCCGGGGGGCGGGCAGGCCCTGCTGAAGCAGCCCCAGCTGGGGGGGcaagggcagggggcggggcagaaccagggccacgcccacgcccactcTCAGCAGGGCTCCTCCCACTTGCACTGCGCCCAGGGCATGATGTACCAGCTCCCTGACGTCGGGCTCCCCCACGCCCTGTCCCACACCCTGCCGCACCCCCACggccacccccaccctcacagccACGCCCACGGCCACGCCCTCTCCCACGCCCACGCCATGGCCGACGCCCAGCCCCGCCAGCTGCCCCCCTACCAGCCCCTGCAGAGCCCGGTGGATAAGTACCCGACCCCGCCCTCCCAGCACAGCTACCCCACCGCCGGGTCCGAGGGCACCACGCCCGGGcaccccgcccagccccccAGCGAGCACCCCtacctcaccccctcccccgaaTCCCCCGACCcctggtcctcctcctccccccactccaATTCAGACTGGTCCGACGTCAccaccagccccacccccctggggAACGCCCGctcgctggccccgccccgccacacccacctcctggAGCAGGGCCAGCAGCCACAGCAGCCACAGCAGCCGCAGCGCAACAGCATGCAGGTGTATGCGTAG